From a single Xylanibacillus composti genomic region:
- the speE gene encoding polyamine aminopropyltransferase produces MELWFTEKQTEHYGITFNIKETLVVEQTDFQHLAIVDTVEFGRMLLLDGMVMTTVRDEFVYHEMVAHPALFTHPNPEHVLVVGGGDGGVIREVMKHPKVKKAVLVDIDGKVIEYSKKFLPEIAGELDNTRVEVIVGDGYMHIHEHKQAYDVIMVDSTEPVGPAVELFTKGFYQGISEALKEDGIFVAQTDNPWFKADLIRSVHRDVKEIFPITRVYGANIPTYPSGLWTFTMGSKKYDPLAVDESAIAELNTKYYSPRLHKAAFALPKLVEELLQD; encoded by the coding sequence ATGGAATTATGGTTTACCGAAAAACAAACAGAGCACTACGGCATCACATTCAACATTAAAGAAACGTTAGTAGTCGAGCAGACGGATTTTCAGCACCTGGCCATTGTGGATACGGTGGAATTCGGCCGGATGCTTCTTCTGGATGGCATGGTCATGACAACGGTCCGGGATGAGTTCGTCTACCATGAGATGGTGGCTCATCCGGCGTTGTTCACGCATCCGAATCCGGAGCATGTGCTCGTAGTGGGCGGCGGTGATGGTGGAGTCATTCGCGAGGTTATGAAGCACCCGAAGGTGAAAAAAGCGGTGCTCGTGGATATTGACGGCAAGGTCATTGAGTATTCGAAGAAATTCTTGCCTGAAATCGCGGGCGAGCTGGACAACACTAGAGTTGAGGTCATTGTCGGGGACGGTTATATGCACATTCATGAGCATAAGCAGGCTTACGATGTCATTATGGTAGATTCGACAGAGCCAGTAGGACCGGCAGTGGAGCTCTTCACGAAAGGCTTCTACCAAGGGATCAGCGAGGCGTTGAAGGAGGACGGGATCTTCGTGGCGCAGACGGACAACCCCTGGTTCAAGGCCGACCTTATCCGCAGTGTGCACCGCGATGTGAAGGAAATCTTCCCGATTACCCGAGTATACGGGGCCAATATCCCGACGTATCCGAGCGGACTGTGGACGTTCACTATGGGGAGCAAAAAATACGATCCGCTGGCCGTGGACGAGTCCGCTATTGCGGAATTGAACACGAAATATTATTCTCCCCGTTTGCATAAAGCGGCCTTTGCGCTGCCGAAGCTGGTCGAGGAGCTTTTACAAGACTGA
- the speB gene encoding agmatinase, with protein sequence MKLDQAYSGNVFIASSENYQEAQAVLYGMPMDYTVSFRPGSRFGPARIREVSIGLEEYSPYLDRSLDEIRYFDAGDLLLPFGNAARSLEIIADYVKGLLADGKFPLGMGGEHLVSWPVIQQVYARYPDLALIHIDAHADLREQYEGEPLSHSTPIRKAAELIGGGNVYQFGIRSGMKEEFEYGRNHLHFHPFDVLEPLQRELPSLAGRPVYVTIDIDVLDPSAAPGTGTAEAGGITSKELLAAVHAIAKSDVQVVGADLVEVAPVYDHSEQTQIVASKLIREMLLGFVK encoded by the coding sequence ATGAAATTAGATCAAGCCTACTCGGGCAACGTGTTTATTGCCAGCTCCGAGAATTATCAGGAGGCGCAGGCCGTTCTATACGGGATGCCCATGGACTATACCGTAAGTTTCCGCCCCGGTTCGCGCTTCGGCCCTGCGCGCATCCGCGAGGTTTCCATCGGACTGGAGGAGTACAGCCCTTATCTGGACAGGTCTTTGGACGAGATTCGCTACTTCGACGCCGGCGATCTGCTGCTTCCCTTCGGCAATGCGGCGCGCAGTCTTGAGATCATCGCCGACTATGTGAAGGGGCTGCTCGCAGATGGGAAGTTCCCGCTCGGCATGGGCGGCGAGCATCTGGTATCATGGCCGGTGATCCAGCAAGTCTATGCGCGTTATCCCGATCTGGCGTTAATACATATCGACGCCCATGCCGATCTGCGCGAGCAGTATGAAGGCGAGCCGCTGTCCCACTCCACGCCGATTCGCAAGGCTGCCGAGCTGATTGGGGGCGGCAACGTCTACCAGTTCGGCATTCGCTCCGGCATGAAGGAAGAATTCGAGTACGGACGCAATCATTTGCACTTCCATCCCTTCGACGTATTGGAGCCGCTCCAGCGGGAGCTGCCGAGCCTGGCCGGACGCCCGGTTTACGTCACGATTGATATTGACGTGCTGGACCCTTCGGCTGCACCGGGAACCGGCACGGCGGAAGCGGGCGGCATCACTTCGAAGGAGCTGCTGGCGGCTGTTCACGCTATTGCCAAATCCGATGTGCAGGTGGTCGGAGCCGACCTGGTGGAAGTTGCGCCGGTGTACGACCATTCCGAACAGACCCAGATCGTAGCTTCCAAGCTGATTCGCGAGA